Proteins encoded within one genomic window of Vidua macroura isolate BioBank_ID:100142 chromosome 2, ASM2450914v1, whole genome shotgun sequence:
- the LIG4 gene encoding DNA ligase 4 isoform X3, with protein sequence MASAPVSQPPPKKTVASHVPFADLCSTLERIQKSKSRPAKTKCFKDFLDSWRKFHDALHQKEKDVTDSFYPAMRLILPQLERERMAYGIKETMLAKLYIELLSLPKDGKDAAKLLNYRTPTGSRGDAGDFAMIAYFVLKPRSPKQGRLTVEQVNEHLDAIANNNAAKNKGQLKKSLLQLITQSTALEQKWLIRMIIKDLKLGISQQTIFSIFHPDAAELHNVTTDLEKVCRQLHDPSVSLSDVSIMLFSAFKPMLAAVADVQQIEKQMSNQTFYIETKLDGERMQMHKDGDVYKYFSRNGFDYTQQFGASSLEGSLTPFIHNVFKSNIQNCILDGEMMAYNPEAQTFMQKGNKFDIKRMVEDSDLQTCFCVFDVLMVNDQKLGHEVLSKRYEILSSIFTPVKGRIHVVHKRSARTRKEVIDALNEAIDNREEGIMVKDPMSTYKPDKRGEGWLKIKPEYVSGLMDELDLLIVGGYWGKGSRGGMMSHFLCAVAETPPPNEKPTIFHSICRVGSGYTMKELYDLGLKLAKHWKPYHRKDPPGNILCGAEKPEMYIEPCNSVIVQIKAAEIVDSDMYKTDCTLRFPRIEKIREDKEWYECMTSDMLEDLRNKAQGKLASKHLHIDEYDEPHEKKRKTVSKVRKVIGIAEQFKAPDLSSVSKVSNVFEDVEFCVMTGMGKYSKFELESRIAQCGGSVVQNPGPETYCVIVGAENVRVKNIIASNKYDVVRAEWLLQCFQTKMLVPWQPAFMIHMSPDTKEHFAREYDCYGDSYTANTDVTQLREVFSGIKDREAMPLDLIAELEERYWWNSCQLDN encoded by the exons ATGGCTTCTGCACCTGTTTCACAGCCTCCTCCTAAAAAAACAGTGGCCTCTCACGTGCCTTTTGCAGATCTGTGTTCTACTCTGGAGCGAATACAGAAGTCCAAATCTCGTCCAGCGAAAACCAAGTGTTTCAAGGATTTTCTGGATTCCTGGAGGAAATTCCATGATGCACTTCATCAGAAAGAGAAAGATGTCACAGATTCCTTTTACCCAGCTATGCGGCTTATTCTCCCACAGTTGGAAAGAGAAAGGATGGCATATGGAATTAAAGAAACTATGCTTGCAAAGCTTTATATTGAACTGCTTAGTTTACCAAAAGATGGAAAAGATGCTGCAAAGCTTTTAAATTACAGAACGCCTACGGGCTCACGTGGAGATGCTGGAGATTTTGCAATGATTGCATACTTTGTGCTAAAACCTAGGAGCCCAAAACAAGGCAGACTGACAGTAGAACAAGTCAATGAACATTTAGATGCGATTGCTAATAATAATGCTGCTAAAAACAAGGGTCAGTTAAAGAAAAGTCTTCTTCAGTTAATtacccagagcacagcactggaaCAGAAATGGCTTATCCGAATGATTATAAAGGATCTAAAGCTTGGTATTAGTCAACAAactatattttcaatttttcatccTGATGCTGCTGAATTGCACAATGTTACTACTGATTTGGAAAAAGTTTGCAGACAACTGCATGATCCCTCTGTCTCACTTAGTGATGTTTCTATCATGttgttttctgcctttaaaCCAATGCTTGCTGCTGTTGCAGATGTCCAGCAAATTGAGAAACAAATGAGTAACCAGACATTCTACATAGAAACCAAGCTGGATGGTGAACGTATGCAGATGCACAAAGATGGGGATGTGTACAAGTATTTTTCCCGAAATGGGTTTGATTATACTCAGCAGTTTGGTGCTTCATCCCTTGAAGGTTCATTGACGCCATTTATTCATAATGTATTTAAGAGCAATATACAAAATTGCATTCTTGATGGTGAAATGATGGCTTACAATCCTGAGGCACAAACTTTTatgcaaaaaggaaacaaatttgACATAAAAAGAATGGTGGAGGACTCTGATCTGCAGACCTGCTTCTGTGTATTTGATGTATTGATGGTTAATGATCAGAAATTGGGGCATGAAGTACTAAGCAAAAGATATGAAATCTTAAGTAGTATATTTACCCCAGTAAAGGGCAGGATACATGTTGTCCATAAGAGAAGTGCCAGAACAAGAAAAGAAGTAATTGATGCTTTAAATGAAGCCATAGATAACAGAGAGGAAGGAATTATGGTGAAAGACCCTATGTCCACCTACAAGCCTGACAAACGTGGGGAAGGCTGGTTAAAAATCAAGCCAGAATATGTCAGTGGGCTGATGGATGAACTGGACCTTTTAATTGTTGGTGGTTACTGGGGGAAGGGGTCTCGTGGTGGAATGATGTCTCATTTTCTATGCGCTGTTGCAGAGACGCCCCCTCCGAATGAAAAACCGACCATTTTCCACTCCATTTGTCGTGTTGGCTCTGGCTATACTATGAAAGAGTTGTATGATCTAGGCTTGAAACTGGCTAAACACTGGAAGCCCTACCATAGGAAGGACCCTCCTGGTAACATTTTGTGtggagctgaaaaacctgaaatgtACATTGAACCTTGCAACTCTGTCATAGTTCAGATCAAGGCAGCTGAGATTGTTGACAGTGATATGTATAAAACTGACTGTACTTTGAGATTCCCCCGAATTGAGAAGATAAGGGAAGACAAAGAATGGTATGAGTGCATGACTTCAGACATGTTAGAAGACCTCAGAAACAAAGCACAAGGAAAGCTGGCATCTAAGCACCTTCATATAGATGAGTATGATGAgccacatgagaaaaaaaggaaaactgtttcAAAGGTGAGGAAGGTAATTGGAATAGCTGAGCAATTTAAAGCTCCTGATCTTTCTAGTGTAAGCAAGGTTTCAAATGTGTTTGAAGACGTTGAGTTTTGTGTTATGACAGGAATGGGAAAATACTCAAAGTTTGAGCTGGAAAGCAGAATAGCCCAATGTGGTGGCAGTGTGGTACAGAACCCGGGGCCGGAGACTTACTGTGTCATTGTAGGAGCTGAGAATGTCAGAGTGAAAAACATCATTGCTTCCAACAAATACGATGTGGTGAGGGCAGAGTGGCTCCTTCAGTGTTTTCAAACCAAAATGCTGGTGCCTTGGCAACCAGCCTTTATGATTCACATGTCTCCTGAcacaaaagaacattttgcTCGTGAGTATGATTGTTATGGAGACAGTtacacagcaaacacagatgTTACACAGCTCAGGGAAGTGTTCTCAGGAATTAAAGACAGAGAGGCAATGCCTCTGGACTTGATTGCAGAGCTAGAAGAACGTTATTGGTGGAACAGTTGTCAGCTTG ACAACTAA
- the LIG4 gene encoding DNA ligase 4 isoform X2, with product MASAPVSQPPPKKTVASHVPFADLCSTLERIQKSKSRPAKTKCFKDFLDSWRKFHDALHQKEKDVTDSFYPAMRLILPQLERERMAYGIKETMLAKLYIELLSLPKDGKDAAKLLNYRTPTGSRGDAGDFAMIAYFVLKPRSPKQGRLTVEQVNEHLDAIANNNAAKNKGQLKKSLLQLITQSTALEQKWLIRMIIKDLKLGISQQTIFSIFHPDAAELHNVTTDLEKVCRQLHDPSVSLSDVSIMLFSAFKPMLAAVADVQQIEKQMSNQTFYIETKLDGERMQMHKDGDVYKYFSRNGFDYTQQFGASSLEGSLTPFIHNVFKSNIQNCILDGEMMAYNPEAQTFMQKGNKFDIKRMVEDSDLQTCFCVFDVLMVNDQKLGHEVLSKRYEILSSIFTPVKGRIHVVHKRSARTRKEVIDALNEAIDNREEGIMVKDPMSTYKPDKRGEGWLKIKPEYVSGLMDELDLLIVGGYWGKGSRGGMMSHFLCAVAETPPPNEKPTIFHSICRVGSGYTMKELYDLGLKLAKHWKPYHRKDPPGNILCGAEKPEMYIEPCNSVIVQIKAAEIVDSDMYKTDCTLRFPRIEKIREDKEWYECMTSDMLEDLRNKAQGKLASKHLHIDEYDEPHEKKRKTVSKVRKVIGIAEQFKAPDLSSVSKVSNVFEDVEFCVMTGMGKYSKFELESRIAQCGGSVVQNPGPETYCVIVGAENVRVKNIIASNKYDVVRAEWLLQCFQTKMLVPWQPAFMIHMSPDTKEHFAREYDCYGDSYTANTDVTQLREVFSGIKDREAMPLDLIAELEERYWWNSCQLGEDCSRVEEMKALRRTFGKKFKIVSELWVTHSVEEGVAKNENQYLV from the exons ATGGCTTCTGCACCTGTTTCACAGCCTCCTCCTAAAAAAACAGTGGCCTCTCACGTGCCTTTTGCAGATCTGTGTTCTACTCTGGAGCGAATACAGAAGTCCAAATCTCGTCCAGCGAAAACCAAGTGTTTCAAGGATTTTCTGGATTCCTGGAGGAAATTCCATGATGCACTTCATCAGAAAGAGAAAGATGTCACAGATTCCTTTTACCCAGCTATGCGGCTTATTCTCCCACAGTTGGAAAGAGAAAGGATGGCATATGGAATTAAAGAAACTATGCTTGCAAAGCTTTATATTGAACTGCTTAGTTTACCAAAAGATGGAAAAGATGCTGCAAAGCTTTTAAATTACAGAACGCCTACGGGCTCACGTGGAGATGCTGGAGATTTTGCAATGATTGCATACTTTGTGCTAAAACCTAGGAGCCCAAAACAAGGCAGACTGACAGTAGAACAAGTCAATGAACATTTAGATGCGATTGCTAATAATAATGCTGCTAAAAACAAGGGTCAGTTAAAGAAAAGTCTTCTTCAGTTAATtacccagagcacagcactggaaCAGAAATGGCTTATCCGAATGATTATAAAGGATCTAAAGCTTGGTATTAGTCAACAAactatattttcaatttttcatccTGATGCTGCTGAATTGCACAATGTTACTACTGATTTGGAAAAAGTTTGCAGACAACTGCATGATCCCTCTGTCTCACTTAGTGATGTTTCTATCATGttgttttctgcctttaaaCCAATGCTTGCTGCTGTTGCAGATGTCCAGCAAATTGAGAAACAAATGAGTAACCAGACATTCTACATAGAAACCAAGCTGGATGGTGAACGTATGCAGATGCACAAAGATGGGGATGTGTACAAGTATTTTTCCCGAAATGGGTTTGATTATACTCAGCAGTTTGGTGCTTCATCCCTTGAAGGTTCATTGACGCCATTTATTCATAATGTATTTAAGAGCAATATACAAAATTGCATTCTTGATGGTGAAATGATGGCTTACAATCCTGAGGCACAAACTTTTatgcaaaaaggaaacaaatttgACATAAAAAGAATGGTGGAGGACTCTGATCTGCAGACCTGCTTCTGTGTATTTGATGTATTGATGGTTAATGATCAGAAATTGGGGCATGAAGTACTAAGCAAAAGATATGAAATCTTAAGTAGTATATTTACCCCAGTAAAGGGCAGGATACATGTTGTCCATAAGAGAAGTGCCAGAACAAGAAAAGAAGTAATTGATGCTTTAAATGAAGCCATAGATAACAGAGAGGAAGGAATTATGGTGAAAGACCCTATGTCCACCTACAAGCCTGACAAACGTGGGGAAGGCTGGTTAAAAATCAAGCCAGAATATGTCAGTGGGCTGATGGATGAACTGGACCTTTTAATTGTTGGTGGTTACTGGGGGAAGGGGTCTCGTGGTGGAATGATGTCTCATTTTCTATGCGCTGTTGCAGAGACGCCCCCTCCGAATGAAAAACCGACCATTTTCCACTCCATTTGTCGTGTTGGCTCTGGCTATACTATGAAAGAGTTGTATGATCTAGGCTTGAAACTGGCTAAACACTGGAAGCCCTACCATAGGAAGGACCCTCCTGGTAACATTTTGTGtggagctgaaaaacctgaaatgtACATTGAACCTTGCAACTCTGTCATAGTTCAGATCAAGGCAGCTGAGATTGTTGACAGTGATATGTATAAAACTGACTGTACTTTGAGATTCCCCCGAATTGAGAAGATAAGGGAAGACAAAGAATGGTATGAGTGCATGACTTCAGACATGTTAGAAGACCTCAGAAACAAAGCACAAGGAAAGCTGGCATCTAAGCACCTTCATATAGATGAGTATGATGAgccacatgagaaaaaaaggaaaactgtttcAAAGGTGAGGAAGGTAATTGGAATAGCTGAGCAATTTAAAGCTCCTGATCTTTCTAGTGTAAGCAAGGTTTCAAATGTGTTTGAAGACGTTGAGTTTTGTGTTATGACAGGAATGGGAAAATACTCAAAGTTTGAGCTGGAAAGCAGAATAGCCCAATGTGGTGGCAGTGTGGTACAGAACCCGGGGCCGGAGACTTACTGTGTCATTGTAGGAGCTGAGAATGTCAGAGTGAAAAACATCATTGCTTCCAACAAATACGATGTGGTGAGGGCAGAGTGGCTCCTTCAGTGTTTTCAAACCAAAATGCTGGTGCCTTGGCAACCAGCCTTTATGATTCACATGTCTCCTGAcacaaaagaacattttgcTCGTGAGTATGATTGTTATGGAGACAGTtacacagcaaacacagatgTTACACAGCTCAGGGAAGTGTTCTCAGGAATTAAAGACAGAGAGGCAATGCCTCTGGACTTGATTGCAGAGCTAGAAGAACGTTATTGGTGGAACAGTTGTCAGCTTG GAGAAGATTGTTCACGGGTAGAAGAGATGAAAGCACTCAGGAgaacatttgggaaaaaatttaaaattgtatcCGAGCTGTGGGTAACACACTCAGTGGAGGAAGGAGTCGCAAAGAATGAAAATCAGTACTTAGTTTAA
- the LIG4 gene encoding DNA ligase 4 isoform X1, which yields MASAPVSQPPPKKTVASHVPFADLCSTLERIQKSKSRPAKTKCFKDFLDSWRKFHDALHQKEKDVTDSFYPAMRLILPQLERERMAYGIKETMLAKLYIELLSLPKDGKDAAKLLNYRTPTGSRGDAGDFAMIAYFVLKPRSPKQGRLTVEQVNEHLDAIANNNAAKNKGQLKKSLLQLITQSTALEQKWLIRMIIKDLKLGISQQTIFSIFHPDAAELHNVTTDLEKVCRQLHDPSVSLSDVSIMLFSAFKPMLAAVADVQQIEKQMSNQTFYIETKLDGERMQMHKDGDVYKYFSRNGFDYTQQFGASSLEGSLTPFIHNVFKSNIQNCILDGEMMAYNPEAQTFMQKGNKFDIKRMVEDSDLQTCFCVFDVLMVNDQKLGHEVLSKRYEILSSIFTPVKGRIHVVHKRSARTRKEVIDALNEAIDNREEGIMVKDPMSTYKPDKRGEGWLKIKPEYVSGLMDELDLLIVGGYWGKGSRGGMMSHFLCAVAETPPPNEKPTIFHSICRVGSGYTMKELYDLGLKLAKHWKPYHRKDPPGNILCGAEKPEMYIEPCNSVIVQIKAAEIVDSDMYKTDCTLRFPRIEKIREDKEWYECMTSDMLEDLRNKAQGKLASKHLHIDEYDEPHEKKRKTVSKVRKVIGIAEQFKAPDLSSVSKVSNVFEDVEFCVMTGMGKYSKFELESRIAQCGGSVVQNPGPETYCVIVGAENVRVKNIIASNKYDVVRAEWLLQCFQTKMLVPWQPAFMIHMSPDTKEHFAREYDCYGDSYTANTDVTQLREVFSGIKDREAMPLDLIAELEERYWWNSCQLGMFRGSTIYVDCYAVVNEPQSKIPGTTLSIRALELRFYGAKVVSHLNEGVSHVVVGEDCSRVEEMKALRRTFGKKFKIVSELWVTHSVEEGVAKNENQYLV from the coding sequence ATGGCTTCTGCACCTGTTTCACAGCCTCCTCCTAAAAAAACAGTGGCCTCTCACGTGCCTTTTGCAGATCTGTGTTCTACTCTGGAGCGAATACAGAAGTCCAAATCTCGTCCAGCGAAAACCAAGTGTTTCAAGGATTTTCTGGATTCCTGGAGGAAATTCCATGATGCACTTCATCAGAAAGAGAAAGATGTCACAGATTCCTTTTACCCAGCTATGCGGCTTATTCTCCCACAGTTGGAAAGAGAAAGGATGGCATATGGAATTAAAGAAACTATGCTTGCAAAGCTTTATATTGAACTGCTTAGTTTACCAAAAGATGGAAAAGATGCTGCAAAGCTTTTAAATTACAGAACGCCTACGGGCTCACGTGGAGATGCTGGAGATTTTGCAATGATTGCATACTTTGTGCTAAAACCTAGGAGCCCAAAACAAGGCAGACTGACAGTAGAACAAGTCAATGAACATTTAGATGCGATTGCTAATAATAATGCTGCTAAAAACAAGGGTCAGTTAAAGAAAAGTCTTCTTCAGTTAATtacccagagcacagcactggaaCAGAAATGGCTTATCCGAATGATTATAAAGGATCTAAAGCTTGGTATTAGTCAACAAactatattttcaatttttcatccTGATGCTGCTGAATTGCACAATGTTACTACTGATTTGGAAAAAGTTTGCAGACAACTGCATGATCCCTCTGTCTCACTTAGTGATGTTTCTATCATGttgttttctgcctttaaaCCAATGCTTGCTGCTGTTGCAGATGTCCAGCAAATTGAGAAACAAATGAGTAACCAGACATTCTACATAGAAACCAAGCTGGATGGTGAACGTATGCAGATGCACAAAGATGGGGATGTGTACAAGTATTTTTCCCGAAATGGGTTTGATTATACTCAGCAGTTTGGTGCTTCATCCCTTGAAGGTTCATTGACGCCATTTATTCATAATGTATTTAAGAGCAATATACAAAATTGCATTCTTGATGGTGAAATGATGGCTTACAATCCTGAGGCACAAACTTTTatgcaaaaaggaaacaaatttgACATAAAAAGAATGGTGGAGGACTCTGATCTGCAGACCTGCTTCTGTGTATTTGATGTATTGATGGTTAATGATCAGAAATTGGGGCATGAAGTACTAAGCAAAAGATATGAAATCTTAAGTAGTATATTTACCCCAGTAAAGGGCAGGATACATGTTGTCCATAAGAGAAGTGCCAGAACAAGAAAAGAAGTAATTGATGCTTTAAATGAAGCCATAGATAACAGAGAGGAAGGAATTATGGTGAAAGACCCTATGTCCACCTACAAGCCTGACAAACGTGGGGAAGGCTGGTTAAAAATCAAGCCAGAATATGTCAGTGGGCTGATGGATGAACTGGACCTTTTAATTGTTGGTGGTTACTGGGGGAAGGGGTCTCGTGGTGGAATGATGTCTCATTTTCTATGCGCTGTTGCAGAGACGCCCCCTCCGAATGAAAAACCGACCATTTTCCACTCCATTTGTCGTGTTGGCTCTGGCTATACTATGAAAGAGTTGTATGATCTAGGCTTGAAACTGGCTAAACACTGGAAGCCCTACCATAGGAAGGACCCTCCTGGTAACATTTTGTGtggagctgaaaaacctgaaatgtACATTGAACCTTGCAACTCTGTCATAGTTCAGATCAAGGCAGCTGAGATTGTTGACAGTGATATGTATAAAACTGACTGTACTTTGAGATTCCCCCGAATTGAGAAGATAAGGGAAGACAAAGAATGGTATGAGTGCATGACTTCAGACATGTTAGAAGACCTCAGAAACAAAGCACAAGGAAAGCTGGCATCTAAGCACCTTCATATAGATGAGTATGATGAgccacatgagaaaaaaaggaaaactgtttcAAAGGTGAGGAAGGTAATTGGAATAGCTGAGCAATTTAAAGCTCCTGATCTTTCTAGTGTAAGCAAGGTTTCAAATGTGTTTGAAGACGTTGAGTTTTGTGTTATGACAGGAATGGGAAAATACTCAAAGTTTGAGCTGGAAAGCAGAATAGCCCAATGTGGTGGCAGTGTGGTACAGAACCCGGGGCCGGAGACTTACTGTGTCATTGTAGGAGCTGAGAATGTCAGAGTGAAAAACATCATTGCTTCCAACAAATACGATGTGGTGAGGGCAGAGTGGCTCCTTCAGTGTTTTCAAACCAAAATGCTGGTGCCTTGGCAACCAGCCTTTATGATTCACATGTCTCCTGAcacaaaagaacattttgcTCGTGAGTATGATTGTTATGGAGACAGTtacacagcaaacacagatgTTACACAGCTCAGGGAAGTGTTCTCAGGAATTAAAGACAGAGAGGCAATGCCTCTGGACTTGATTGCAGAGCTAGAAGAACGTTATTGGTGGAACAGTTGTCAGCTTGGTATGTTCAGAGGAAGCACTATTTATGTGGACTGTTATGCTGTTGTTAATGAGCCCCAAAGCAAAATCCCTGGAACTACACTTTCAATTAGAGCTTTGGAGCTCCGTTTTTATGGTGCAAAAGTAGTTTCTCACCTTAATGAGGGTGTCTCCCATGTTGTTGTAGGAGAAGATTGTTCACGGGTAGAAGAGATGAAAGCACTCAGGAgaacatttgggaaaaaatttaaaattgtatcCGAGCTGTGGGTAACACACTCAGTGGAGGAAGGAGTCGCAAAGAATGAAAATCAGTACTTAGTTTAA